In Methanocella paludicola SANAE, the sequence AATTTAAATGTAAAATAAATTGTACTTTATGTCAAATATGTTTAAATAATAAAGATAACAAATACGTTGTCATATGGCTCTAGAAGACTTCCTGGGCGGCACTTCAGAGGTCAGGATCATAGACTTTTTAGCGGACAACATGGATCAGTCATATAATCAGACAGACATTAGTGAAAACACAGGACTATCCAGGACAACGGTCAACCAGAAAATTCCGGAACTGATTCGAAATAATATTGTGGTAATAGACAGCCAGGTCGGCAAATTCAAAACATTCAAGCTGGCCGATAATGACCTCGTGAAATTGTTAATATCCGCTTCTCTGGCACATAGCTTCAGCCAGGCCGATAATCCAATGAGCGACGAGCAGCTTTGGGAACAAATAAAAAAACAAATAGGCGAGTCATTTAGAATGGAAGAACAAATCCGGGAAGCTTCCGATAATGTGATACAGATGCCTATCGATGGCTCGATTATCCTGACTAAAGAGGCGGCGGAAAAGATATCGAAGATCCTGGATAAGAAGCTAAAAAGAAAGTATTCGCATGGCTGACCACCTGTAATCTCAAAATCACTTTACATGGACATGCATTTGCTCTGTGCCTCTTTAAACTCTCTGCCTTTAATCCCCAAATGCCGTCCTCTGTGAGCCTTTGTGCTCTTCGTGCCTCCGTGGTTCAACCCGCGGGAAACCCGGCATTACCTAAGTCTCCATAGCTGAATATTCTTAAATAATAGCCCTGTCAAACACTCAAGCGAACGCCTATGAAAACCTTCATCCTCGTCTACCCCTCCTTCGTCCAGTACGAAGTGATCCTTACCAGCCTCTTCATGAAAACAGCCGGCGACATCGTGACCGTCGGCATAGACGGCAGCGAAGTCACATCCCATGAGGGCTTCATCGTAAACCCCCACATGAAGTTAAGCAACATAAACCTCGACGACGTGGACTTATTCGTCATCCCCGGGGGAGAGCACGTAAACATCTACGGCAACCCCATTTTAACCAAAACGCTCCAGGGTCTCAGCAAGAAGGGCAAAGTCATCGCGGCGATATGCTCCGGGCCCGTGCACCTGGCGAAAGCCGGGCTGCTGGATGGAAAAAGGTACACGTCGTACAGGATGCCGGAGCGCAAAGACGACTTCAAGCATGCAAAAAGGGTTGAGGATAACATCGTAGTTGACGGCAACATCGTAACGGCAAAGGCCGTAGGATACGTGGATCTAGCGCTCGAGCTGGGCAGGATCTTTAACATATACAGAGATGAGGCAGATTACCTGGAGACCGTGGAAGTCTACAGGAACTTCAAGGACGTGGGCGACTGATCATCGTTATTTAAAATTCATTATTTTTCTTTTAAGTTGCAAAAAATTAATTACTAAATAAGTACTTGCATAGTAAGATGATTCTGCAAAGTATTAATATAAACTTCATATATACAAAGTATATACCAGGTGAATAAATTGAGAGATATCCATAGTCTCCCGATCCTATTCACCACGCATGCAGCCATGGCGTTGCTTGAAAGATTCAAGCTGGACCTGGATGAAGCGAAACATTGCATAAAGACTGCGCGGATCGAGAAGCCGATCGAAAAAGACGGAAGTATCGGTATTCTGCAAAGTAGCTCAGGTATCTACAAAATAAGATTCGTATGTACGATAAAAAGGAACACGCCGGTCATTATAACCGCGGAGGAATGCCAATGACTTTATGCCCGATCTGTGATACGCCGATGAAAAAAGAAAAAAGAGAGCTTCGTAAGGGCATATATGCCCTGGTAGAGGTCTGCCCGAAATGCGAGGAAGAATGGGTCGATGAAAAAGAATACCAGGACCTATATGAGCAAATGTTCACACGGAAGACGTTCAAGATAGGCGGAAGCCTCGCGATACGAATACCTAAAGAGATAGCGAATATCACAGGCTTAAAAGAAGGTACTGATGTGAAGATCGATGTTAAAGATAAAAAAATAATCATAGAGCCCCTATAGGTGAATTCTAAGGACGAAGAGATATTGCGATTTTTCTGACGATGAAAAATAATACATGGATGAGGACCGCGACGAGAAATGCCATGATCATGGTCCATTTACCGAAGGTCAAACCGATCAGTACCATCACAAAATAGACGGCAATCACCCATACGATGATATAAGCGGCAATCCCGATCGCCAGTATTTCGAATAGGATAATGACCATTTTAACATCTTGATCCCCCCAGAGAAAAATCATGATAAGGATGGCGAGGATGATCGCGGCAATTGCGATGACGAAGCTTACGTTCTCGCCGTCTATCATGTACTCGAAGGGCACGAGATAAGCATAATGGGTATAGTCAAGTCCAAAGAGATTGAACATGGCTCTTACGATGAGGAACCATTGTGATAGTTCGACGAGAATAATAAATAACACAAAGGCGATAAGCAGGGTCCAGGAAATGATCCGTTCGTACAATGGTTTTTCATTGATCCACCCATACAATGACTTCCCGTCGTTAACCATACGTTTATCGCCACGGCCGGCAATGCCGGCGCATTTTGTGTATAATAAAATTTGAAAAACAATATACGATTAATCTACCCTTTATAGTCTATAGTGATTATATAAAAATCTCCCAAGAACTCAGGATATTGACCGCTTCGTGGCCGGGATGAACAGAAACTATAGATTTATCTATCAATTTAGTAAATATTTAATGAGCTACATGCTTTAAGGGAGCTCTGACCGTGGAGTGCTTCGGGAACTTCAAGGACGCGGGCGATTAGATGCGGATCTTTTCCATATTTTCATCAGTGTATTAAGAAAGACATGAGCCGCTAATAAAATTATGAAAGGAATCCAGAGGATTTCGTGCAGCCTGAACGACATGGCCTTACCCAATAAACCCAGCGTTAGCGAGTCCACCGTGCTCGAATTCGTGATGCCGAAACCGGTCAGCAAATAGAATAAGGTGACCGCGAGGAGAGTCCATGCGATTATCCTTTTTATTAAAAGTATATTCATCAAGACACCCTCACGCTAAGAAGCTTTTATTCAGGTCACCGTTATTCGAGTATCCCCTGGTCTCCCAGTACCCTTTATATTCCTGGTCGGATAGCTCGATCCGGGTGATCCATTTGAGCCATTTGTAGCCCCATTTCTCGCCGGCGACGAGGCGGGTCGGATACCCATGTTCCGCCGTCAGCGGAACGTTATTGATCTTGTGCGCGACCAGGAAAAATTGGGCCCGGATGTCGTCGAGGCTAAACGACGTCGAATCGCCATCCTGTGCATAAAAGATCACTGTCTTAGCCCCGGGTTTTATACCGGCCTCATCGAGGAGTCCCTTCAGCGGGAACCCTTCCCAGAGCGCCGTCGCATCCCAGCCCTCGACGCAGTGCAGGGTAACTACCTTTTTCAGTGATGAACGATTCACGAGATCGGAATAAGAGTATTTCTTCGGCATATCGACAAGGCCGCCGACACCGATGGAATATTTATCGGCCTCGATATGCTGAGTCCCTTTTATGGAGTTCACGCGAATATTCTTCATCGGGTCGAGCCTTTGCCCTTCGTATTGGGTTAATTCGGCAAGCCCGGCGGGTGAAGACACGGCGGAGGGCGAGACTTGCCCGGTACATCCTGCGGCCGCTATCCCGGACAATCCAATGCCGATAGATATGCCTAACTTGATGATCGTGCGCCGGGATATTTTATCCTCATTTGCCACGCCCGAGATCTTTTCCATAGAAGGGTCATGCCTCCGCCGATCATGTGCTCATTTTTTCTCGCATGCTAGCCCGACGGCGTTCGCTATATTCCTTGCCGCGTCCTCGACGCTCATTCCTGCAGACTTTGCGGCCTTCTCGAGGTCATCCAGCGTTATATTATTGGGGTTGTTATGCTTATCGTGTAAAAATCCGCACCCACAGCTAATACACATGTCTCTTCACGCATTAACGATATCAGGCTTCGTCACGATAACACATCCTGATTTTATGTATGGAGTTAAAACGTAGGAAAGATTGTCTCGCCGGCCCTTATCAACGAATGATCAACGTGAATATAGATTAACTGCACAATACTTTCATAATTATACCCGGTACAAAAGAGTATGACCGGCATACGTAATAGCTCTCCCCGGACCTCGATGGCGAGCTTATCGGGGTAAAGATGAACGCATTTTACCTTCGGCCATTCTATAAGCTGAAATGTAGATTTACCTTTTTGCCCGGCATCGTGGATATCGGCGTATGACGATAAATAGTTGACTTCGCTGCCCCAATAATCGGGATCGTTAAAATATTCGAGGTCAGGATAATGAGGCCCGAGTAACCTGAAGCCCTTGAGGATGCATCCGACACCCGTATTATTAACAACATAAGTGGCGTCGACTCCATGCTTGACTCCGGAAACCCATAGCATGCTAATGATATGATAGGCGATGGGCATCCAGATGATCATTGCTATGATCATTAATGGCGCTATGAGCCCCAATAATATACTTGTAATCGGGTCAAGCGATGTTATAATAAATATCGAAGATAATATCACGAAAAGCGATATATACAGCGCTAATCCAAGAATGGCATAGTTGGCCAATAATTTTCTCCAGAGTATTTTATTCTTGATCAGGGGATATTTTCCAGTCCAAACTGCCTCTTGAAAGAATGCATTATTTACAATTGGATCAGCCATAGCTTAACCATTCGTTCATTGTGCTGGCCATTTCGAGCCTTGCTAAAATAAAATTTGAATAATTATTACTTCAGGTTTCCCTCTATAGAATATCATAACTATATATTTCCAAACGGCCAGGATTAATGGGATCGGCGTATGTTAAAATTAAAAAGTTTTTAAACTTCATATCGTTTTATAGATATGAGCCCCCGAGCCGGAGTAGACCAGCTCGAAACCATCGATATTTTCACCTTTAAGCGCTTTCCAGATGACCAGCTTATTAAAATCAGGGGAGTCTGTGCTTACATTCTGTTTACCGGCGATGGATAAGAAGACCGGGGATTTCTCCAGGTCCATATCGACTACGAACAGATAATCCGAGCCATACTTTTCCATCAACGCTATGGCATCCTGCGGGTTATCCGCCGTCAATATCGCTGCGATATCCTTCGTTTTATTATAGGGCGCCGTACAGAACTCGTCCCTGAACTCCTTTTTCTCCGCATCGGACATATACATGTAGGGGCTTACGGAGTTCGCTATCTCCACCGAAGGGATATCAACGACCGGCTCTCTGCCCGACCATCCGCGGATCGAGTGGCCGTAATCCCACCAGCAGGTAATGATGCTGTCCGGGCTGGTATTCGATTTGAGGAATTCATATGCGGGCACATAATCTTCGACGAAGTCGCCCCTCTCTGTCTTTCCATTTACCGTATATTCGAACTCGGCCCAGGTAGCATTGTGAAGGTCATGGCGCCATAACGTATAAACTGTGATGTTATGCTCACCGCCAACATACCGGGTATTTAGTACAGTGGCATCGGGGATCTTTTGCGCTGTACAGCCGGAAAAAAAGACGCTCGCGGCAATAAAAAATAACACTAAATACGTAATTACTTTCATATACTTACCACAAGCCATTGCTACTTAATACTATAAATAGTAATTTTTTATTAAAATTGTAAGATCGGTAGTATGGTATATCGTCAAGGCACTATTTTTTCCTCTGCTGATGGATCCGGCCGACTTCCTGGCAGAAATATTTGATATTTTCTATTGCGGATTGTAACCTACGTTTAACCTCATCATCCTGTAGCGCCTCATCGATGGCGTCACTCATTTCCCGTTTGTTCCTCTTTATTATGTCGAGATGATACTCCAGCTCGTCAAGTTCTACATAACCTCTTAAAGCACCAATATCGTCTGTGATGTTGTATCACCAAGATATGTTAATTCGATCATGAATTAATTATTTGGTAAAATCAAATGCAGGAAAATATCAGGCGATTGGGTCATGATAAATTCCATTAATTGTGCATAATATGATTTACCTGAAGTACATATGATATTTTGGTGCAAATTTATGGTCGATAGGCCTTTGATCACGAAGTGGGAATTCGAAAAAGAGGCGAATTGCTATAACTGCCACAGGGTCGCCGCACAGAAGGTCGAGATCGTGCCCAATCAGGCGGTGGTGACCTGCTCGAATTGCGGGGCCGAAAGGCGCTATGTGATACACGAGTTCCATGTGGCCTCCACGATGCCGGATCTCAATGTGGATAAGGAAAATAGAAAGTACGATATCTGGAAGTTCGTCAAGAACGCGAAGTGCGCCAACTGCCTGAAACAGACGGACCAGGAGATCACGCTGGACGAGTTCAAGGGCGTGGTCGTCTGCCCCTCGTGCCTGTTCACGCGCATTTACAAAATAAGCGTATACAAGCACACTGGATAATTGATATTGCGGCGAGATGATCATGTGCTGAATGTTTTCGTTTTCATCACTACAGGCTCGAAGTTGTCCCCGTAGAGTGCGCATTCGATCTGCGAGCTCTCGTTCTTCGGTATCCTGAGAGATGCCTCGGCCCATCCTGTCCCGCCCTCCGCCACATCGCCTAATGCAATAGTACGATCAGGGTCCCATACTCTATCCTCGCCCTGACTCGGCGCCAGAGCGGCAAAATAGGCGGACACGTTCCGGGCTGTACCCACCCCGATATTCGTGATATTACAGTGGACTCGGTAATAGACGTATACGGAGTCAAGGTCCTCGTATGTGGCGTTAAAGTCCATGTCCATCTGCGGCAACTGTATGAGCGGGTAAACGTTCACATTCTGGCCCTCATATTCGTCCGGCATCTGCCCGATCTTCCAGCTATCGCCCGTAGTCTCTAAGTAATAATATTTTGCCCCGTGATATTCGACACAGTAGCCGGGGTAATCGTCAGAGCATTTTACGCCTATGGCCATATGGTTTGGAAGCTCGAGCAGCACGACGCCGTACCCCATCTCGTTGAGCAATGCTGCGGCCAGAATGGCCGTGTCCTCGCAGTCGCCGCCGTTATCGACCAGCGTTTCGACCGGGTATCTCGGGTACTCGTCATAGCCCGTGGTCACTTCGTCGGACGTATATGGTAGCGCCTGAACGAAGCTCACGACGCTCATTACATCATCATATTCCGTGAACCCGCACCTATCTCCGGAATCGCAGAAAGTGTCCACCAGGTTCTTCATGGATGTCCGGTCGTAGTCGGATAACGCGTACTGGGCATAGTCGTCCTGGCGGTCATGGGGCTGGCCTTTGTAAAAGTCATATAAGGATTCCGGCACATCGATCGTGGTCGTCCAGTCTCCGCCGTACGACCAGTTATACGTCATGTTATAGTAGCCGGAATTAACCGTAGCCGGGACGGAAACGGCAGGCCCCGTAACGAAAGTGCCGCCAAGACAGCCGCTCGTAATGACAGGCATCAAAATGATGAAAAGCGGCAATAAATTTCTATTGAATGCCAAACCGATACCCCGGAATACAAAGCGCATGTTATATAATATATTTTTATTTAATTATTTAAGTAGCTATCGATTAATACAGGCCGGCGGAGGCCGAAGGCAGCTGGATCTGGCAAGCGTCAAAGGGATATGCCCACGATTGATTCAGATGCACTTATATACTCGAAGGCCCAGTATGAGTTGGAGTGATAAAATTGGTAACATGTACATATAAGGGAGACTGTCCCGTAGTACCGCCCGCAATGATGGGCACCAGCATCGCTGCAGGAAAGTGCGAGCGCTGCGAACACAACAGCACCGCTAAAAAGAACAAACGTGGCGGAAGACGCAGATAATCTACTAATTCACCATAGTGTTCTGATTTTCGATCGAGATCACGGCTCCTCGAAATATCGGGGGCCGCGACATTCCCGACATATTAAGAGCGGTCAAGCTTGTTTTCTAATTGACCGTTAAATAATAGTATATTTGAAAAAGTGCATTAGAGCACGTCTTCATCAACGATATCGATCTCTTCTGGCACGGGTGAAACTAAAGACGTCTCATCTTCGTCCGCGGCGATCACCGCAGGCGCCGGAATAGAGACCGGGCCCTGCCTCTGCTTTTTAGAATAGCAAAAATAGGCCGTGAACACGTCCATGCCGTCGACTACGATCATCTCACTATTATGGAATGCAAGAGAAATATACTTCATTTTAGTCCTTTTTACTTTTTTTAGTCGGAACTTATAATGATGGCGCGCCGTTCAGGAAGCCCTTGCGCTCGAGCCAGCTTACCTGGGGCCCCGTATATCGCCAGGTCACATCGCCCTTCTCGTCCTGGATCTCCCATGGCACGACGATGACCAGGTCGCCTTCACGGATCCACGTCCTCTTCTTCATCTTGCCCCGGATCCTGCACATGCGGGTGACGTTGTCCAGGCACAGGACAGTTAAGTGAGAGGCGCCGAGTAATTTCGTGACGGTACCTAATATTTCTCTATCCGCTTTTCTTGGGGTTCTCACCCTGGTGACTTCTGCGCCCGCGGCGCTGGCCGGCTTTCTGCCGCCTTTGTTATGTGGTTTATACAGTGTTACACCTTCAAGACAATAACGCTATCATACTATATATAGTAATATTTTTTTTAATATATAAAAATTAAAAAATTTAATTGATAAGGCTTGATCTTATCAATTTAGTACCGGGGCTTCCTGTGCTTGGGGAAGCAGTCCTGGCAGTATACGGGCCGGTCTTCGCTGGGCTTGAACGGCACTTCGCATTCCTTTTTACAGTCGGCACAAGTAGCCTTGTGCATCTCTCTTGGGCCTCCGAAGCTTCTTCGGCCCCTAAATCCACTGTCTCTCATGATAATTTCTCAGTCAGGGCATAGGCCCTGCACCTACAATAAGGCCGGTATAGTATAAATATCTGTTTAATTTTATTTTAAATATATATTATTGGTAAAATACCCTTTAAACGGGGAGACATCTCGATGGACGTCGACGATATCAGATTAACGCCTGGCCGCATTATTCACATGATAGCAGTCATGCTGGCAATACCTGCCATTATCCTGGCCTTATCCGGCGACTGGCTCTGGCCCGAGGGCTGGGCTTTTTGCGCGTGGTATATTCTGCTGAGCCTATCCGTCATCATTTACCTCTATCGACGCAACCCCGGGTTACTTGCCGAAAGGTTCAGACGCCCGGGGACCGGTGGCGAAAAAGAATGGGACAGATATTTTCTCATAGCAATAGCGCTGTCATATTTCGCCTGGGTCATCGTCATGCCGCTCGACGCAAAGAGGTTCGGCTGGACGCCAGCCCTTCCGGCATGGATAAAAGTCCTCGGTGCTTTAGGGCTACTGGCCTCTGCGTTCCTTCTGTACCGGGCTTTTGCCGATAACCCGTTCCTTTCGCCCCTGGTCCGCATACAGAGAGAGCGAGATCAGTACGTAGTATCGACCGGAGTTTATAGCTTTGTAAGACATCCGATGTACCTCGGGGCAGTGCTGATGTTCCTGGGGGCGCCCATGCTTCTCGGTTCAATGTATGGCTTTGCGATCGGCGTGTGTATGTCGCTTCTTCTCTGTGCGAGGGCGGTAGGCGAGGAGAAAATGCTGACCGAAGAACTGGAGGGCTATGTTGACTACCAGAAGAAGGTAAGATACAGGCTAATCCCGCGTGTTTGGTGACTCCCCGGAACGGATTTTCTTAGCCCGCAAGCGGCACCATGGGGCATGAACCTAGCAGCCCGGTCGACAGGGGTATGATCCCGAGCATTGCCACGATGATCCCCGGCCACATGTTCAGGTAAAGGAACATGAAAATGCCGATGGCGGTCACGATCAACCCGATGATGATCCTCAACACACGGTCACGAGCGCTCATATCGTCAGACATGATAGGCACCAGTTAAATAATATATAAATAATGGAATATATTATTTTCTCTGGCTGAAGCGCCCGAGCCCGAATGACCCTAAACCTGCTTCACGTTCTTCATGACCTCTTCCTTATCAAGCGCCTCATTATGGAACCTGCTTGCATGCTGCTGGACGATCCTCACGAGCTCGTCGGTATTCTCATCCCGTACCATGAACGGGCACCCGGCAGCGCCCGCGGTCTTACAGCTGAACTCCTGCACCATATCCATCACCGCACAGACTAGAATAGACGCGATAATATAATTATCTAATAAAAGTGGGACTGGCCGAGCCGGAATGAAAGCCGACTAAAAGAGCTCACAGGTAAGGCGAGCCATAATCGTGCGTGCCCATTTCGCGCTCGACGTCGCGCTTCATCTGGATGTACTTATCGATCATCAGGTTACTGGTATAAAGCTTAAGCTCATTCTGGGTCTTAAAGGCGGGAGTAGTGGTCACCCGTGTGTACCGGGACTCCGGGGTCACGTTGTCCGTGATGTCGACGGCCGCGAACTCGCCCCCGGGAAGCTCGTAGGCCAGGTAGTCGCCGACCCGTCCCACGACCTTATATTTCGTCTCGGACTCGAAGATCTTCTCGATGAGCTCCCGCATATATCTCAGGATCTTACTGACCGTATCGACCGCTTGTTCTACCGACATACAGGCTCAACGTTCCACAATAACATTAATTATTTTATGAATAATATATAAAACCCTTATTCGAAATACATTGCTTTTCAGGAGTCCTTTCAGAAAAACTACGGCAGTAAGAAAAAATCGATATCGGGATGATATCGCTATTTTTGCGGCTGCACAAGCAGATGGGACAGGTTCAGCCTCTGGAGCACGCCCTCGGCCTGGCCGGCAAAGTCCCTCTCAACGCCCCGGATAAAGGCAAGCTCGTCTAAACTGCTCACGGGCGTAACCTTCATGAGTACATCTGGCTCTGGCGCGGTAACCCGTGCATTATTCTGGAGTTTACGGAGCTTTTCGTTCCATGCGATCAGCTCGTCGATCGGAATTCCTTGCATCTATGTCCTCCGCTATTGCATTTTAAGCCTTTACTACGGGAGCGGTAATAATTTATGCGATAATAATTATTAATATTGTTAAATTAATATTTATATAATAATGATATATCGCCGGATGCCGTGCTAATATACGAAAAACCGGTTTAGCATGGCGAAAACAGGCATGGGTGACATAAGGCTTCAATCCATGTAAGGAATCTCGCCATACGTGCTGCCGTACTTCTGGTTATAGAGGTAAACGTTCCCGTTGTACGTGTATTTTACTTTCTTGATATCGTCCCTGCACGTGGCCTCGTTATCCGTGACGCGGGCGTACTCATCGCCCTCCGCGGACAGGTAGGCCTTATAGGCCTCTCCGCTGGCTATGGCCGTATTTTCACGCATTATGAACTCGTCGGTGAGGCCCCGGATCATCCCCAGCCAGGACTGGAATTCCGCCTGAGTCATCTCAGTGCTCGTCTTGGCCGCATAGTACATGTCGAGTCGCTGGGTCTGCTCCCTGACAAGCTCGAGGTCGTAATTGTACTCGTTCAGCGCTTTTACGAGTAAGTCCTGATCATGTCCGCCCTGGCCCTCGCCATTGGCCAGACCCCCGATTGACCCGTATACATAGAACAGGATAGAGATGAACGCCGCGGATACGACGATGACGACCGTGGCAAGGCCGATGAGCTTGAGAATATCGTCTACGCTGGTCATGGCTGTAGAGTTTTATTCTCATTTAATTATAAATATGCATACGTTTAGAAAAGAGCTTAAATCGCTTGAAAAGTTAACTTTTTGCCAGCTGATGAATTATGGGGGGCTACGCTCGTGATCCATGACGAACGCCTGGATCTGGCGGATACGCTGGTCGATGTCGCCGTTCACCTTATCCATCCCGGTGCTGGAGAAACGCTCAAGGGCGCTCATCATGGAGATCACCGGCAGCAGTGACAGGCGTATCATCAGGTACATCCGCGTCTCCTCTATATCCTCGGTCAGGTCATCCGGCTCCCCGGTAGACTTAAGCTTGGCATCGATATGGTGGTTGATCTCGTCGACGGTATTGTTGATGATGAACATGGCGTGAAGATCGTGCTCGTATATGGTCTCTGCGGCAAGCGTCGATAACACCGTAATAGAGTCCAGAGCCCGCTGCTTATCGGCGTTCTTGATAGCTTCGATGACCTCGAGCTTTGCCTTTAATACTCGGCTTTTGAACTCGGGGCTTTGACCGGGCTTCTTAGGCAGTATGCGGGCAGATG encodes:
- a CDS encoding YgaP family membrane protein encodes the protein MSDDMSARDRVLRIIIGLIVTAIGIFMFLYLNMWPGIIVAMLGIIPLSTGLLGSCPMVPLAG
- a CDS encoding methyltransferase family protein, yielding MDVDDIRLTPGRIIHMIAVMLAIPAIILALSGDWLWPEGWAFCAWYILLSLSVIIYLYRRNPGLLAERFRRPGTGGEKEWDRYFLIAIALSYFAWVIVMPLDAKRFGWTPALPAWIKVLGALGLLASAFLLYRAFADNPFLSPLVRIQRERDQYVVSTGVYSFVRHPMYLGAVLMFLGAPMLLGSMYGFAIGVCMSLLLCARAVGEEKMLTEELEGYVDYQKKVRYRLIPRVW
- a CDS encoding DUF1059 domain-containing protein, which gives rise to MDMVQEFSCKTAGAAGCPFMVRDENTDELVRIVQQHASRFHNEALDKEEVMKNVKQV
- a CDS encoding DJ-1/PfpI family protein, giving the protein MKTFILVYPSFVQYEVILTSLFMKTAGDIVTVGIDGSEVTSHEGFIVNPHMKLSNINLDDVDLFVIPGGEHVNIYGNPILTKTLQGLSKKGKVIAAICSGPVHLAKAGLLDGKRYTSYRMPERKDDFKHAKRVEDNIVVDGNIVTAKAVGYVDLALELGRIFNIYRDEADYLETVEVYRNFKDVGD
- a CDS encoding molybdopterin-dependent oxidoreductase, producing the protein MEKISGVANEDKISRRTIIKLGISIGIGLSGIAAAGCTGQVSPSAVSSPAGLAELTQYEGQRLDPMKNIRVNSIKGTQHIEADKYSIGVGGLVDMPKKYSYSDLVNRSSLKKVVTLHCVEGWDATALWEGFPLKGLLDEAGIKPGAKTVIFYAQDGDSTSFSLDDIRAQFFLVAHKINNVPLTAEHGYPTRLVAGEKWGYKWLKWITRIELSDQEYKGYWETRGYSNNGDLNKSFLA
- a CDS encoding CxxC-x17-CxxC domain-containing protein, translating into MRDSGFRGRRSFGGPREMHKATCADCKKECEVPFKPSEDRPVYCQDCFPKHRKPRY
- the eif1A gene encoding translation initiation factor eIF-1A, with the protein product MYKPHNKGGRKPASAAGAEVTRVRTPRKADREILGTVTKLLGASHLTVLCLDNVTRMCRIRGKMKKRTWIREGDLVIVVPWEIQDEKGDVTWRYTGPQVSWLERKGFLNGAPSL
- a CDS encoding winged helix-turn-helix transcriptional regulator — protein: MALEDFLGGTSEVRIIDFLADNMDQSYNQTDISENTGLSRTTVNQKIPELIRNNIVVIDSQVGKFKTFKLADNDLVKLLISASLAHSFSQADNPMSDEQLWEQIKKQIGESFRMEEQIREASDNVIQMPIDGSIILTKEAAEKISKILDKKLKRKYSHG
- a CDS encoding AbrB/MazE/SpoVT family DNA-binding domain-containing protein; protein product: MYDKKEHAGHYNRGGMPMTLCPICDTPMKKEKRELRKGIYALVEVCPKCEEEWVDEKEYQDLYEQMFTRKTFKIGGSLAIRIPKEIANITGLKEGTDVKIDVKDKKIIIEPL